In one window of Rhizobium oryzihabitans DNA:
- the topA gene encoding type I DNA topoisomerase: MNVVVVESPAKAKTINKYLGPGYKVLASFGHVRDLPAKDGSVLPDQDFEMSWEVDSASAKRMKDIADAVKSSDGLFLATDPDREGEAISWHVLDLLKKKRVLGDKPVKRVVFNAITKKAVLDAMANPRDIDIPLVDAYLARRALDYLVGFNLSPVLWRKLPGARSAGRVQSVALRLVCDRESEIERFVSEEYWNISALLKTPRGDEFEAKLVSADGKRLQSRSIKTGEDANRLKALLEGATYVVDTVEAKPVKRNPGPPFTTSTLQQAASSRMGFSASRTMQVAQKLYEGIDIGGETVGLITYMRTDGVQMAPEAIDAARRAIGEQFGDRYVPEKARFYSTKAKNAQEAHEAIRPTDFNRTPDQVKRYLDADQLRLYDLIWKRGIASQMASAEIERTTVEILADKNGEKAGLRAVGSVIRFDGFIAAYTDQKEDGEQSDDGDDEGRLPQINARENLAKQKINASQHFTEPPPRYSEASLIKKMEELGIGRPSTYAATLKTLSDREYIIVDKRKLIPHSRGRLVTAFLESFFSKYVEYDFTAALEEKLDRISAGELDWKQVLRDFWKDFFAQIEDTKELRVTNVLDALNEVLAPLVFPKREDGSDPRICQVCGTGNLSLKLGKYGAFVGCSNYPECNYTRQLTSDGSEAEAAASNEPKALGADPMTGEELTLRSGRFGPYIQRGEGKEAKRSSLPKGWKPEDIDHEKALALINLPRDIGKHPETAKMISAGLGRYGPFLLHDGSYANLESIEDVFSIGLNRAVTVIAEKQSKGPGRGRSGTPAALKELGDHPDGGPITVRDGRYGAYVNWGKVNATIPKGQDPASVTLDESLVLIAERIAKTGTGGKPAKAKKPAAKKADGDAAAKPKATKAKAATKSKTAAKPKAAAKSKKAES; this comes from the coding sequence ATGAATGTCGTCGTCGTAGAATCTCCGGCCAAAGCCAAGACGATCAACAAGTATCTTGGTCCCGGCTACAAGGTTCTTGCATCTTTTGGCCACGTCCGGGACCTTCCTGCCAAGGACGGATCGGTGCTGCCCGACCAGGACTTCGAAATGTCCTGGGAGGTCGATAGCGCGTCCGCCAAGCGCATGAAGGACATTGCCGACGCGGTGAAATCCTCCGACGGCCTGTTTCTCGCAACCGACCCGGATCGCGAGGGCGAAGCGATTTCCTGGCATGTGCTCGATCTTTTGAAGAAGAAGCGCGTTCTCGGCGACAAGCCGGTGAAGCGTGTGGTCTTCAACGCCATCACCAAAAAGGCGGTGCTGGATGCGATGGCGAACCCACGCGACATCGACATTCCATTGGTTGACGCCTATCTCGCCCGCCGCGCGCTCGATTATCTCGTCGGCTTCAACCTGTCGCCGGTGTTGTGGCGCAAGCTGCCCGGCGCCCGCTCGGCCGGACGTGTGCAGTCCGTTGCACTGCGTCTCGTCTGCGATCGTGAATCCGAGATCGAACGTTTCGTCTCCGAGGAATACTGGAACATCAGCGCGCTTTTGAAGACACCGCGCGGTGACGAGTTCGAAGCCAAGCTGGTTTCCGCCGATGGCAAGCGCCTGCAAAGCCGCTCGATCAAGACCGGTGAGGACGCCAACCGCCTGAAGGCGCTGCTCGAAGGTGCGACCTATGTGGTCGACACCGTCGAGGCGAAGCCCGTCAAGCGCAATCCCGGCCCGCCCTTCACCACCTCGACGTTGCAGCAGGCGGCGTCTTCACGCATGGGCTTTTCAGCCTCGCGCACCATGCAGGTGGCACAGAAGCTTTATGAAGGCATCGATATCGGCGGCGAGACCGTCGGTCTGATCACCTATATGCGTACCGACGGCGTGCAGATGGCGCCGGAAGCGATCGACGCCGCACGCCGCGCCATTGGCGAGCAGTTCGGCGACCGCTATGTGCCGGAAAAGGCGCGCTTCTATTCAACGAAGGCAAAGAACGCCCAGGAAGCGCACGAGGCGATCCGCCCGACCGACTTTAACCGCACGCCGGATCAGGTGAAGCGTTACCTTGATGCCGACCAGCTGCGTCTTTACGACCTGATCTGGAAGCGCGGCATTGCAAGCCAGATGGCATCTGCCGAAATCGAACGTACCACGGTGGAAATTCTTGCCGACAAGAACGGCGAAAAGGCCGGTCTTCGTGCCGTCGGTTCGGTGATCCGCTTCGACGGCTTTATCGCCGCCTATACCGACCAGAAGGAAGATGGCGAGCAGAGCGACGACGGTGACGACGAAGGCCGCCTGCCACAGATCAATGCGCGCGAAAACCTCGCCAAGCAGAAGATCAACGCCAGCCAGCACTTTACCGAGCCGCCGCCGCGTTATTCGGAAGCATCGCTCATCAAGAAGATGGAAGAACTCGGCATCGGCCGCCCTTCCACCTATGCGGCGACGCTGAAGACGCTGAGCGACCGCGAATATATAATTGTCGACAAGCGCAAGCTCATACCGCATTCGCGCGGACGACTGGTGACGGCTTTCCTCGAAAGCTTCTTCTCCAAATATGTCGAATACGACTTCACCGCCGCTCTCGAAGAAAAGCTCGACCGTATTTCCGCGGGCGAACTGGACTGGAAGCAGGTGCTGCGCGATTTCTGGAAGGATTTCTTCGCGCAGATCGAAGATACCAAGGAATTGCGCGTCACCAACGTGCTGGATGCGCTGAATGAGGTTCTGGCGCCGCTGGTGTTCCCCAAGCGCGAGGATGGGTCGGATCCGCGCATCTGTCAGGTTTGCGGCACCGGCAATCTCTCGCTGAAGCTCGGCAAATATGGCGCTTTCGTCGGTTGCTCGAACTATCCTGAATGCAACTATACGCGCCAGCTCACCTCCGATGGTTCGGAAGCCGAAGCTGCGGCCTCGAACGAGCCGAAGGCGCTCGGCGCCGATCCGATGACCGGTGAAGAGTTGACGCTGCGCTCGGGCCGTTTCGGACCCTATATCCAGCGCGGCGAAGGCAAGGAAGCCAAGCGCTCTTCGCTGCCCAAGGGCTGGAAGCCTGAGGACATCGACCACGAAAAGGCCTTGGCGCTCATCAACCTGCCGCGCGATATCGGCAAACATCCGGAAACGGCTAAGATGATTTCCGCCGGCCTCGGCCGCTACGGACCTTTCCTGTTGCATGACGGTTCCTATGCGAACCTTGAAAGCATTGAGGACGTGTTCTCGATCGGTCTCAACCGCGCCGTCACCGTTATTGCCGAAAAGCAGAGCAAGGGACCGGGACGCGGCCGCAGCGGCACGCCGGCAGCGCTGAAGGAACTGGGTGACCATCCCGATGGCGGTCCGATTACCGTCCGCGACGGGCGTTACGGTGCTTACGTCAACTGGGGCAAGGTCAACGCCACCATTCCAAAGGGGCAGGACCCGGCGTCGGTGACGCTGGACGAGTCCCTGGTGCTGATCGCCGAGCGCATCGCCAAGACCGGAACCGGCGGCAAGCCCGCCAAGGCCAAGAAACCTGCCGCCAAGAAGGCCGATGGCGATGCCGCCGCAAAGCCGAAGGCGACGAAAGCCAAGGCCGCAACAAAGAGCAAGACGGCTGCCAAGCCGAAGGCCGCAGCCAAATCCAAGAAGGCAGAATCGTGA
- the rnr gene encoding ribonuclease R, translating into MSKAPRQKQGSASDGFGRTGRGKRVSEGEGIIHGEVPSREVLLKFIADHPQQASKREIAKAFGLKGDDRVVLKALLKELENDGMVQKSRKTLTRPGGLPPVTVLDITTRDKDGELIGRPAEWPEDMGAAPAVLIRQSSQDRGKKAPAAGLGDRILAKIFPSKDSVGPAYTARVVKLIDRRQNALLGVFKQTEGGGGRLMPIDRRGEEMVIDPDGVGDAKDGDLIEVETSRNSGRYGLTRAKVLSVIGSVASEKAISMIAIHAHGIPHIFPSNVLAEADAAKPATMSHREDWRDLPLITIDPADAKDHDDAVYAEPDTSPDNPDGVIVTVAIADVSWYVRSGAPLDREALKRGNSVYFPDRVVPMLPERISNDLCSLKEGVDRPALAVRMTFSKEGRKAGHTFHRIMMKSAAKLSYQQAQAAIDGHPDDKTGTLLEPILKPLWHAYAVMKRGRDRRQPLELDMPERKIQLRPDGTVDKVVIPERLDAHKLIEEMMIQANVAAAETLEKKKQPLVYRVHDAPTLSKQEVLREFLGTIGISMAKGVAMRANSFNGILARALDTPHQIMVNEMVLRSQSQAIYSPENIGHFGLNLMKYAHFTSPIRRYADLIVHRALVGSLGLGEGGITPQEEATLDDIAAEISTFERRAMAAERDTVNRLIAHHLSERVGEEFEGRVGGVTKAGLFVALPQFGADGFVPISTLGTDYFLYDEAHQALTGEKTGLGYQLGDTVQVRLAEAVPLAGALRFDMLSPGRKMPVGTRSFHKAGRRTSRPAAKPGTRPPRRRR; encoded by the coding sequence GTGAGCAAGGCGCCGCGTCAGAAACAGGGTTCCGCCAGCGACGGCTTTGGACGCACCGGGCGCGGCAAGCGTGTGAGCGAAGGTGAGGGCATCATCCATGGCGAGGTGCCTTCCCGCGAAGTGCTGCTGAAATTCATCGCAGACCATCCGCAGCAGGCCTCCAAGCGCGAAATCGCCAAGGCTTTCGGGCTGAAGGGGGACGACCGCGTTGTTCTCAAGGCGCTGCTGAAGGAGCTTGAAAACGACGGCATGGTGCAGAAGAGCCGCAAGACGCTGACGCGGCCTGGTGGCCTGCCGCCCGTTACGGTTCTCGACATCACCACCCGCGACAAGGATGGCGAATTGATTGGCAGGCCGGCGGAATGGCCAGAAGATATGGGCGCGGCACCTGCCGTGCTCATCCGCCAGTCCTCGCAGGATCGCGGCAAGAAAGCCCCGGCGGCCGGTCTGGGCGACCGCATTCTGGCAAAGATCTTCCCCTCCAAGGACAGCGTCGGCCCAGCCTATACCGCCCGCGTCGTGAAGCTCATCGACCGTCGCCAGAACGCGCTGCTCGGCGTGTTCAAGCAAACGGAAGGCGGCGGCGGGCGGTTGATGCCAATCGACCGGCGCGGCGAGGAGATGGTGATCGACCCCGATGGTGTCGGCGATGCCAAGGACGGCGATCTGATCGAGGTGGAAACCTCACGCAATAGCGGCCGTTACGGCCTGACGCGCGCGAAGGTTCTGTCTGTCATCGGCTCGGTCGCCTCGGAAAAGGCGATCTCGATGATCGCGATCCATGCCCACGGCATCCCGCACATCTTCCCGTCTAACGTTCTGGCCGAAGCGGATGCTGCCAAGCCCGCAACCATGTCGCACCGCGAGGACTGGCGCGACCTGCCGCTCATAACCATCGATCCGGCTGACGCCAAGGATCATGACGACGCGGTCTATGCCGAACCGGATACCTCGCCCGATAACCCGGATGGCGTCATCGTCACCGTCGCCATTGCCGATGTCTCTTGGTATGTGCGATCAGGCGCGCCGCTCGACCGCGAGGCGCTGAAGCGCGGCAACTCCGTCTATTTCCCTGACCGTGTCGTGCCGATGCTGCCGGAGCGCATTTCCAATGATCTCTGCTCGCTGAAGGAAGGCGTCGACCGCCCTGCCCTTGCCGTGCGCATGACCTTCTCCAAGGAAGGCCGCAAGGCGGGCCACACCTTCCATCGCATCATGATGAAAAGTGCTGCCAAGCTTTCCTACCAGCAGGCTCAGGCAGCAATCGACGGCCACCCGGACGACAAGACCGGCACACTGCTGGAGCCGATCCTGAAGCCGCTGTGGCACGCCTATGCCGTGATGAAGCGCGGCCGCGACCGCCGCCAGCCGCTGGAACTCGACATGCCGGAGCGCAAGATTCAGCTCAGGCCCGACGGCACGGTGGACAAGGTCGTCATTCCCGAACGCCTCGACGCGCACAAGCTGATCGAGGAAATGATGATCCAGGCGAATGTCGCCGCCGCCGAGACGCTTGAAAAGAAAAAGCAGCCGCTGGTCTACCGCGTGCATGACGCGCCGACGCTCTCGAAGCAGGAGGTGCTGCGCGAATTCCTCGGCACGATCGGCATTTCCATGGCCAAGGGCGTGGCCATGCGCGCCAATTCCTTCAACGGCATTCTGGCACGCGCACTCGACACGCCGCACCAGATCATGGTCAACGAAATGGTGCTGCGCAGCCAGAGCCAGGCGATCTACAGCCCGGAAAATATCGGCCATTTCGGCCTCAACCTGATGAAATACGCGCATTTCACCTCGCCGATCCGCCGTTATGCCGATCTGATCGTGCACCGTGCGCTGGTGGGGTCACTGGGCCTCGGCGAAGGCGGCATCACCCCGCAGGAAGAGGCGACGCTTGATGATATCGCCGCCGAAATCTCCACCTTCGAGCGGCGCGCCATGGCGGCCGAGCGCGACACCGTCAACCGGCTGATCGCGCATCATCTTTCCGAACGGGTGGGTGAAGAATTCGAGGGCCGCGTCGGCGGTGTCACCAAGGCGGGACTATTTGTCGCGCTGCCGCAGTTTGGCGCGGACGGGTTTGTTCCTATATCTACACTCGGAACCGACTATTTCCTTTACGACGAGGCGCATCAGGCTCTGACGGGGGAAAAGACGGGTCTCGGTTATCAACTCGGCGACACGGTTCAGGTGCGGCTCGCGGAAGCGGTGCCACTGGCGGGTGCGCTGCGTTTTGATATGCTGAGCCCTGGGCGCAAGATGCCGGTCGGCACCCGGTCGTTCCACAAGGCGGGCCGGCGGACATCGCGTCCTGCCGCAAAGCCCGGAACACGGCCGCCCAGAAGGCGACGTTAG
- the dprA gene encoding DNA-processing protein DprA, which yields MPHEETTRQGIELSARQRVAWLRLIRSDNIGPVTFRELINHFGSAEKALDALPELSRRGGSLRSPRIATLAEAEGEIETAERFGARFVGIGEPDYPPALRHLDGAPPLIAMKGSASTATRPCVGIVGSRNASINGAKFAAMLSRDCGRAGYTIASGLARGIDAAAHRASLATGTVAMLAGGLDRPYPQENFGLLQDIYDQGGATISEMPFGWEPRARDFPRRNRLISGVSLGVVIVEAAERSGSLITARLAGEAGRLVFAVPGSPLDARCEGTNRLIKEGAMLTTGASDILDALRPLMEPQLPYERKVEEPRSDIEMSPPGDDERSIIAAALGPSPVETDDIIRHTGFSAATVHLVLLELDIAGRLNRHAGGRVSLFVAD from the coding sequence ATGCCGCATGAGGAAACGACACGGCAGGGCATAGAGCTTTCCGCCCGGCAGCGGGTCGCCTGGCTGCGGCTGATCCGCAGCGACAATATCGGTCCCGTCACCTTCCGCGAACTCATCAATCATTTCGGCAGTGCCGAAAAGGCGCTTGATGCCCTGCCCGAGCTTTCAAGGCGCGGCGGTTCATTGCGCAGCCCGCGCATCGCCACGCTGGCGGAAGCGGAAGGCGAAATCGAAACGGCTGAAAGATTCGGCGCGCGTTTCGTCGGCATTGGTGAGCCTGACTATCCACCCGCCTTGCGGCATCTGGACGGTGCGCCGCCGCTGATCGCCATGAAGGGATCGGCATCCACCGCAACAAGACCCTGTGTCGGCATTGTCGGCTCGCGCAACGCCTCCATCAACGGCGCGAAATTCGCCGCAATGCTGTCGCGCGACTGCGGCAGGGCCGGTTATACGATCGCTTCGGGACTGGCGCGTGGCATAGATGCGGCAGCGCACCGGGCAAGCCTTGCAACCGGCACGGTGGCGATGCTGGCGGGCGGTCTCGACCGTCCTTACCCGCAGGAAAATTTCGGGCTGCTCCAGGACATATACGATCAGGGCGGCGCGACCATCAGCGAAATGCCCTTTGGCTGGGAACCGCGCGCACGGGATTTTCCCCGCCGCAACCGGCTGATATCAGGCGTCTCCCTCGGTGTCGTCATCGTGGAGGCGGCGGAGCGTTCGGGTTCGCTGATCACGGCGCGGCTTGCCGGCGAAGCGGGGCGGCTCGTTTTCGCCGTGCCGGGCTCGCCACTCGATGCACGCTGCGAAGGCACCAACCGGCTGATCAAGGAAGGCGCGATGCTGACGACGGGGGCTTCAGATATTCTCGATGCGCTGCGGCCGCTGATGGAGCCGCAATTGCCGTATGAGCGAAAGGTCGAGGAACCGAGATCCGACATCGAGATGTCACCACCAGGGGACGACGAGCGCAGCATCATCGCAGCCGCTCTCGGTCCCTCGCCCGTGGAAACGGACGATATCATCCGTCACACGGGTTTTTCCGCCGCCACCGTTCATCTGGTGCTGCTGGAACTTGATATAGCCGGGCGACTAAACCGGCATGCCGGGGGTCGGGTTTCGCTCTTCGTCGCGGATTGA
- a CDS encoding aspartate carbamoyltransferase catalytic subunit, whose amino-acid sequence MVFFPHRHLLGIKGLSHQDITLLLDKADEAVKISRQREKKTSTLRGLTQINLFFEASTRTQSSFELAGKRLGADVMNMSVGNSSVKKGETLIDTAMTLNAMRPDVLVVRHSSAGAAALLAQKVACSVVNAGDGQHEHPTQALLDALTIRRAKGELSGITVAICGDVLHSRVARSNIILLNQMGARVRVVAPATLLPSGIRDMSVEVFHDMKEGLKNADVVMMLRLQRERMSGSFVPSVREYFHYYGLDAEKLKAAKEDALVMHPGPMNRGVEIASEVADGPQSVIESQVEMGVAVRMAVMETLLVSQNQGERV is encoded by the coding sequence ATGGTCTTCTTCCCCCATCGCCATCTCCTCGGCATCAAGGGGCTTTCCCATCAGGACATCACCCTGCTTCTCGACAAGGCCGACGAGGCGGTGAAAATCAGCCGCCAGCGCGAGAAAAAGACCTCGACGCTCCGAGGCCTCACGCAGATCAACCTGTTTTTCGAAGCCTCTACGCGCACGCAATCCTCCTTCGAGCTTGCCGGAAAACGCCTTGGCGCAGACGTGATGAACATGTCGGTGGGCAACTCCTCGGTGAAGAAGGGCGAAACGCTGATCGATACGGCGATGACGCTGAACGCCATGCGCCCGGATGTGCTGGTCGTGCGCCATTCTTCCGCCGGTGCGGCAGCGCTTCTCGCGCAGAAGGTCGCCTGCTCCGTGGTCAATGCCGGCGACGGTCAGCACGAGCACCCGACGCAGGCGCTGCTCGACGCGCTGACAATCCGCCGCGCCAAGGGCGAACTGTCCGGCATCACGGTGGCGATCTGCGGTGACGTGCTGCATTCGCGCGTCGCCCGCTCCAACATCATCCTTCTCAACCAGATGGGTGCGCGCGTGCGCGTCGTCGCCCCCGCCACGCTTCTCCCCTCCGGTATCCGCGACATGAGCGTCGAGGTCTTCCACGACATGAAGGAAGGGCTCAAGAACGCCGATGTGGTGATGATGCTGCGCCTGCAGCGCGAGCGCATGTCCGGCTCCTTCGTGCCTTCGGTGCGTGAATATTTCCATTATTACGGTCTCGATGCCGAAAAGCTGAAGGCGGCGAAGGAAGATGCGCTGGTCATGCATCCCGGCCCGATGAACCGTGGCGTCGAAATCGCTTCCGAAGTGGCCGATGGTCCGCAGAGCGTCATCGAAAGCCAGGTGGAAATGGGGGTTGCCGTGCGTATGGCCGTCATGGAAACCCTGCTTGTCTCGCAAAACCAGGGTGAGCGCGTATGA
- a CDS encoding dihydroorotase, protein MSAVTVLKNLRIVDPSRNLDEAGSVIISADGTILASGRDAHNQGAPEGATVRDCKGLVAVPGLVDARVFVGEPGGEHRETIESASRAAAAGGVTSIIVMPDTDPVIDDIALVEYVKKTARDKAIVNVHPSAALTKGLRGEEMTEIGMLKEAGAVAFTNGRKALSDTLVLRRAMTYARELGAVIALETRDKYIGGGDMNEGLFASWLGLSGVPKEAEIIPLERDLRIAGLTQAIYHAAKISVPESAEAIRVARQRGVKATCGISINHLTLNENDIGEYRTFFKLSPPLRAEDDRKAMVEALKDGTIDIIVSSHDPQDVDTKRLPFSDAASGAVGLETMLAAALRLHHSGEVPLMRLIDALSTRPAKIFGLDAGTLKVGAKADITLIDLDEPWLVTREQLVSKSKNTPFEDARFSGRAVATYVAGKAVHSLA, encoded by the coding sequence ATGAGTGCCGTAACCGTTCTCAAGAACCTCCGCATCGTCGATCCCTCCCGCAATCTGGACGAGGCCGGCAGCGTCATCATCAGTGCTGACGGCACGATCCTCGCGTCCGGCAGGGATGCTCACAATCAGGGTGCTCCCGAAGGTGCGACGGTTCGCGACTGCAAGGGGCTGGTGGCCGTTCCCGGTCTGGTGGACGCCCGGGTCTTCGTTGGCGAACCGGGCGGCGAGCACCGCGAAACGATCGAATCCGCCTCGCGCGCGGCAGCGGCCGGCGGCGTTACCAGCATCATCGTCATGCCGGACACTGATCCTGTCATCGACGATATCGCGCTGGTCGAATATGTGAAAAAGACGGCGCGCGACAAGGCGATTGTCAATGTTCATCCCTCGGCGGCGCTGACCAAAGGCCTCAGGGGCGAGGAAATGACCGAGATCGGCATGCTGAAGGAAGCCGGTGCGGTGGCCTTCACCAATGGCCGCAAGGCGCTTTCCGACACGCTAGTCCTGCGCCGCGCCATGACCTATGCGCGCGAACTGGGCGCTGTCATCGCGCTCGAAACCCGCGACAAATATATCGGCGGCGGTGACATGAACGAGGGGCTGTTCGCAAGCTGGCTCGGGCTGTCAGGCGTTCCGAAGGAAGCCGAGATCATCCCGCTGGAACGCGATCTGCGCATTGCCGGGCTGACACAGGCGATCTACCACGCCGCCAAGATTTCCGTGCCGGAATCGGCCGAAGCGATCCGTGTCGCCCGGCAGCGGGGCGTCAAGGCGACCTGTGGCATCTCAATCAACCATCTGACGCTCAATGAGAATGATATCGGCGAATACCGTACCTTCTTCAAGCTCTCGCCGCCGCTGCGCGCCGAAGACGATCGCAAGGCCATGGTGGAAGCGCTGAAAGACGGCACGATCGACATCATCGTCTCTTCGCACGATCCGCAGGATGTGGACACCAAACGTCTGCCCTTTTCGGACGCGGCAAGCGGTGCCGTGGGGCTGGAAACCATGCTGGCGGCGGCGCTGCGGCTCCACCACAGCGGCGAGGTTCCGCTGATGCGGCTGATCGATGCGCTTTCCACCCGTCCGGCGAAAATCTTCGGTCTGGATGCGGGAACGCTTAAAGTCGGCGCAAAAGCCGATATCACCCTGATCGACCTCGATGAACCATGGCTCGTCACGCGGGAACAACTGGTGTCGAAATCCAAGAACACGCCGTTCGAGGACGCCCGTTTCAGCGGTCGCGCTGTGGCCACTTATGTGGCTGGCAAAGCCGTTCATTCCTTGGCATAA
- a CDS encoding acyl-CoA dehydrogenase family protein, giving the protein MTQNSRTEETLAELNQPSLWSGINAYRSDPLIVDLTSGLSRNLREEFDQLGRYVTSHEAQELARMANQGVPQLHTHGPRGERLDHVEFHPAWHALMRRSMSSGLHSSVWENLAETRGNEHKARATKFYLTSQLEAGHLCPLTMTSASVAAIMTSPRVQKEWVPKILSRKYDSSQKPGLQKTAVTIGMGMTEKQGGTDVRANRTTAERVGEGIYRLSGHKWFLSAPMSDGFVMLAQMGDGMGCFLVPRYLEDGSKNGLHFQRLKDKLGNRSNASAEVEFTDAFGYILGDPGSGVRTILDMVTLTRLDCALASAGMMRASLAEAVHFARGRSVFGKMLVSQPIMTRVLADMALDVAAATALSFRLASAFDAARNNPAEAAYARVMTPIVKYWCCKIAPALIYEAMECLGGNGYVEERPIARHYREAPVNAIWEGSGNVMALDVLRVLQRGKDLFDLVFQTLERDLGPAGKKTTDVLRAAIALAERDEGAARLLVEQFALAAAAAELCRLGAGKIADAFLETRLAGGWRHTYGMLDSRFDPNYIIDLLYPPAS; this is encoded by the coding sequence ATGACCCAGAATTCCCGGACAGAAGAAACGCTCGCCGAACTGAACCAGCCCAGCCTCTGGTCCGGTATCAATGCCTATCGTTCCGACCCGCTGATCGTCGACCTCACCTCTGGCCTGTCCCGCAATCTGAGAGAAGAGTTCGACCAGCTCGGGCGATACGTGACCTCGCATGAGGCGCAGGAACTGGCGCGCATGGCCAACCAGGGCGTGCCGCAGCTGCACACCCACGGCCCGCGCGGCGAGCGTCTCGATCACGTGGAGTTCCACCCCGCATGGCACGCGCTGATGCGCCGCTCCATGTCATCGGGCCTTCATTCCAGCGTCTGGGAAAATCTGGCCGAAACGCGCGGCAATGAACACAAGGCCCGCGCCACCAAGTTCTATCTGACCTCGCAGCTCGAGGCCGGGCACCTCTGCCCGCTGACGATGACCAGCGCCTCCGTCGCCGCCATCATGACCTCGCCGCGCGTGCAGAAGGAATGGGTGCCGAAGATCCTGTCGCGCAAATATGATTCCTCGCAGAAGCCGGGGCTGCAGAAAACCGCCGTGACCATCGGCATGGGTATGACGGAAAAGCAGGGCGGCACGGATGTGCGCGCCAACCGCACCACGGCGGAGCGGGTGGGCGAGGGCATCTATCGCCTGTCCGGCCACAAGTGGTTCCTGTCCGCGCCGATGAGCGACGGTTTTGTGATGCTGGCCCAGATGGGCGACGGCATGGGCTGCTTCCTGGTGCCGCGTTATCTGGAAGATGGTTCGAAGAACGGTCTGCATTTCCAGCGCCTCAAGGACAAGCTCGGCAACCGCTCCAACGCCTCTGCCGAGGTCGAGTTTACCGATGCTTTCGGTTATATTCTCGGCGATCCCGGCAGCGGGGTGCGCACCATCCTCGACATGGTGACGCTGACGCGGCTCGACTGTGCGCTCGCATCGGCCGGCATGATGCGTGCCTCGCTCGCGGAAGCTGTGCATTTCGCCCGCGGCCGTTCGGTTTTCGGCAAGATGCTGGTCAGCCAGCCGATCATGACGCGTGTTCTTGCCGACATGGCGCTGGATGTCGCCGCCGCGACGGCGCTTTCCTTCCGGCTGGCGTCGGCCTTCGATGCCGCGCGTAACAATCCGGCGGAAGCCGCCTATGCACGGGTCATGACGCCGATCGTGAAATACTGGTGCTGCAAGATCGCGCCCGCGCTGATTTACGAGGCCATGGAATGCCTCGGTGGCAACGGTTATGTCGAAGAGCGGCCAATTGCCCGCCACTACCGCGAAGCGCCTGTCAACGCCATCTGGGAAGGCTCCGGCAACGTCATGGCGCTGGATGTGCTGCGGGTTCTTCAGCGTGGCAAGGATCTGTTCGATCTCGTCTTCCAGACGCTCGAGCGGGATCTTGGGCCTGCCGGCAAAAAGACCACCGACGTCCTGCGTGCCGCAATCGCCCTTGCCGAGCGCGATGAGGGGGCTGCCCGCCTGCTGGTCGAGCAGTTCGCGCTCGCTGCGGCCGCTGCCGAGCTTTGCCGGCTGGGTGCCGGCAAGATCGCCGACGCGTTCCTGGAGACCCGTCTTGCGGGCGGCTGGCGCCACACTTACGGCATGCTCGATTCCCGCTTCGATCCAAATTATATTATCGATCTTCTGTATCCGCCCGCGTCCTGA
- the plsY gene encoding glycerol-3-phosphate 1-O-acyltransferase PlsY, which translates to MSALTDWQTAPALLALAALIGYLFGSIPFGLLLTRMAGLGDVRKIGSGNIGATNVLRTGNKKLAAATLLLDALKGTAAVLVANALWGYEASLVAGFFAFLGHLFPVWLGFKGGKGVAVYIGVLLGAAPLMMLAFALIWLATAFITRYSSLSALLAMLVIPVALWILGPEKTALLVTVLSAISWWKHRENISRLLAGTESRIGQKG; encoded by the coding sequence ATGAGTGCTTTGACTGACTGGCAGACGGCGCCTGCCCTTCTCGCGCTTGCGGCGCTGATCGGCTATCTGTTCGGTTCGATACCCTTCGGCCTCCTTCTCACCCGCATGGCCGGGCTGGGGGATGTGCGCAAAATTGGTTCCGGCAATATCGGCGCAACCAACGTTCTGCGCACCGGCAACAAGAAGCTCGCCGCAGCGACTTTGCTGCTCGATGCGCTGAAGGGCACCGCGGCCGTCCTGGTTGCCAATGCGCTCTGGGGCTACGAAGCGTCGCTGGTCGCCGGTTTCTTCGCCTTTCTTGGGCACCTGTTTCCAGTGTGGCTCGGTTTCAAGGGCGGCAAGGGTGTGGCCGTCTATATCGGCGTGCTTTTAGGCGCAGCACCGCTAATGATGCTGGCCTTTGCGCTGATCTGGCTCGCGACCGCTTTCATCACCCGTTATTCCTCGCTGTCAGCGCTGCTTGCCATGCTGGTCATTCCCGTGGCGCTCTGGATACTCGGACCTGAAAAGACGGCGCTGCTGGTAACGGTGCTGAGCGCCATTTCCTGGTGGAAACATCGCGAGAACATATCGCGGCTTCTGGCCGGTACGGAAAGCCGGATCGGGCAAAAAGGCTAA